The Polyangiaceae bacterium genome includes a region encoding these proteins:
- a CDS encoding ATP-binding protein, protein MDATAYYQLGQVFRPAAPVDELRLFAGRKQQLAAVIDAVTQPGRHAIIYGERGVGKTSLASIIREYLSSFGQGGVVAVKITTDGTDDFSSIWHKVFGQLQSVSTQQGLGFGAPKKSVAVPLSATLPEKVRPDDVRTLLVQASAKARIIVIIDEFDRAALHASALIADTIKTLSDQATNAVVIIVGVADTVGTLIAEHESIERALAQIQMPRMSDAELLEIVQRGFGEVGYTITAPAQNRIVQLSQGLPHYTHLVALHSGRAAAKNDRNAIDMLDVAEGIQTAVANTQESIRSLHHRAVMSPRRDNLYREVVLACALARTDSLGYFQASDVRDPLSIIVGRRFEIPAFSRHLSELCETQRGQMLTKIGSSRRFRYRFRNPLVQPFTIMDGLASGNLDDKKLETLRETHTVPAE, encoded by the coding sequence ATGGATGCAACCGCCTACTATCAGCTTGGCCAGGTCTTCCGGCCCGCGGCTCCGGTCGATGAACTGAGGCTGTTCGCCGGGCGCAAGCAGCAACTTGCTGCGGTGATTGACGCAGTGACTCAGCCTGGACGGCACGCGATCATCTATGGCGAACGCGGGGTCGGGAAGACGTCGCTCGCGAGCATCATCCGAGAGTATTTGAGCAGCTTCGGCCAGGGTGGCGTCGTCGCTGTGAAGATTACTACCGACGGCACCGACGACTTTTCGTCTATCTGGCACAAGGTATTCGGTCAACTGCAGAGCGTGAGCACGCAACAAGGTCTGGGCTTTGGCGCGCCGAAGAAATCCGTCGCCGTTCCGCTGAGTGCCACGTTGCCAGAAAAAGTGCGACCGGATGATGTGCGGACACTTCTGGTGCAAGCGTCCGCCAAGGCGCGGATCATCGTCATCATCGACGAATTCGATCGGGCCGCTTTGCACGCGAGCGCACTGATCGCTGACACCATCAAGACGCTGTCCGATCAGGCGACGAACGCAGTGGTCATCATTGTCGGCGTGGCCGACACGGTGGGAACCCTGATCGCGGAACATGAGTCTATCGAACGGGCGCTCGCACAAATCCAGATGCCCCGCATGTCCGATGCTGAATTGCTCGAGATCGTCCAGCGCGGCTTCGGGGAGGTGGGGTACACGATCACGGCGCCGGCTCAGAATCGGATCGTCCAGCTTTCTCAAGGTCTCCCGCACTACACGCACCTCGTGGCACTCCACTCGGGCAGGGCGGCTGCCAAAAATGACCGGAATGCGATCGACATGCTCGATGTGGCCGAGGGCATTCAGACCGCTGTGGCAAACACTCAGGAGAGCATCCGGTCGCTACACCACCGAGCGGTGATGAGCCCGCGCCGCGACAACCTCTACCGTGAGGTTGTGCTGGCCTGCGCTCTCGCGCGGACTGATTCGCTCGGGTACTTTCAAGCTAGCGACGTCCGCGACCCGCTCAGCATCATAGTGGGCCGGCGTTTCGAGATTCCCGCATTCTCTCGTCATCTTTCCGAATTGTGCGAGACCCAGCGTGGCCAGATGCTCACCAAGATCGGGTCATCGCGCCGATTTCGGTACCGCTTCCGGAATCCGTTGGTGCAGCCGTTTACCATCATGGACGGTCTCGCAAGCGGGAACCTCGATGACAAGAAGCTGGAGACGCTCAGGGAAACACACACTGTGCCCGCGGAGTGA
- a CDS encoding helix-turn-helix domain-containing protein gives MSEPITGLVVLRADELAAVVRAAVADALSEHEPAAAPTLLDREGCARLLGISVGTLDRLRREGLPELKVGDAPRYEAEEVLAWLRGRAR, from the coding sequence ATGTCCGAGCCCATCACAGGGCTCGTCGTGCTGCGCGCCGACGAGCTCGCCGCGGTAGTACGCGCTGCCGTTGCCGACGCGCTCTCCGAGCACGAGCCCGCCGCCGCTCCGACACTGCTCGACCGCGAGGGCTGCGCACGCCTGCTCGGCATCAGCGTGGGCACCCTCGACCGCCTGCGTCGCGAGGGGTTGCCCGAGCTGAAAGTGGGCGATGCGCCGCGCTACGAGGCCGAAGAGGTGCTCGCGTGGCTGAGGGGGCGTGCGCGATGA
- a CDS encoding CopG family transcriptional regulator produces the protein MAHGDRTERLNLRLSPDEFEVISELAEQTGLSASDVVRQALRMAYPEKFKAAAKPKRRKR, from the coding sequence ATGGCACACGGCGACCGAACCGAGCGGCTCAATCTGCGGCTGTCCCCCGACGAGTTCGAAGTGATCTCGGAGCTGGCCGAGCAGACGGGGCTGAGCGCGTCGGACGTCGTGCGCCAGGCGCTTCGGATGGCCTACCCCGAGAAGTTCAAGGCAGCGGCCAAGCCGAAGCGTCGCAAGCGCTGA
- a CDS encoding phage tail tape measure protein has protein sequence MAEREARVRLSLVAGGYLGGLQQVTAATKAQMASLSTAMGAVGTAGLRGMRGSLAAVGSELKGTLTMAAKFGGIFGAGAALTKAGSLQSTYRDLAFSIERATGEATKWQNVQQQIEPVAMRTGRSSQELADAFKDVLAETGDAKLAAASIGAIGVLATASGRSVGELSSVAGALNDKLGVTAKEMPDALAAAVDLSNKGGIGFEDLTKAIHMTGASARAAGLTGAEAFGSLIALMNKGGDALGSTKKGLSAITQLMDQMADPSRQKEIKQSFGVSVVNDKTGEIQRTETILAAMLIKTGGQREKLAKVFKGEQLKLVTELAAPFREAFEKTKGDVTTKTEAGLRAFNDALKRAGTSSFKFADAQSKAVDRMEDPQRKLALAMETFAQEFTKPAALEAMNELTKHLPKVATGFAKIVSFAVNNPLAAGGAYVGARMALGFASGALAQAGTAIGTYAAAQIRASAAAAGPWKTAGAALGIAAAAYLAYKLGKDAVDDAARKDLASASDLAGAATAGSIVARGSSVERKQEALKLLKERVSFAETERSERKTGIANKLTFGAYSDVRGMVGEDELAKAKGAIRELEQSLAKGGKSGDRVAESFERAAAAADKFAQAAGGAKPGGNNGLPPSNNNTPPGYLPR, from the coding sequence ATGGCTGAGCGTGAAGCACGGGTCAGGCTGTCGCTGGTCGCCGGCGGCTACCTCGGCGGCCTGCAACAGGTCACCGCCGCCACCAAGGCGCAGATGGCGAGCCTGTCTACCGCGATGGGCGCGGTGGGCACGGCGGGGCTGCGAGGCATGCGAGGCTCGCTCGCCGCGGTCGGGTCCGAGCTCAAGGGCACGCTGACGATGGCGGCGAAGTTCGGGGGGATCTTCGGTGCGGGCGCGGCACTCACGAAGGCCGGCTCACTCCAGAGCACTTACCGCGACCTCGCGTTCAGCATCGAGCGCGCGACGGGCGAAGCCACGAAGTGGCAGAACGTGCAGCAGCAGATCGAGCCCGTCGCCATGCGCACGGGGCGCTCAAGCCAGGAGCTCGCGGACGCCTTCAAGGACGTGCTCGCCGAGACCGGCGACGCGAAGCTCGCCGCCGCGTCGATCGGAGCGATCGGGGTCCTGGCCACGGCGAGCGGGCGGAGCGTCGGCGAGCTCTCGAGCGTCGCCGGCGCCCTGAACGACAAGCTCGGGGTGACCGCCAAGGAGATGCCGGATGCCCTGGCCGCTGCGGTCGACCTCTCGAACAAGGGCGGCATCGGCTTCGAGGACCTCACGAAAGCGATTCACATGACGGGCGCGAGCGCCCGCGCCGCTGGGCTCACCGGCGCCGAGGCGTTTGGATCGCTTATCGCGCTCATGAACAAAGGCGGCGACGCGCTCGGCAGCACCAAGAAAGGGCTTTCGGCGATCACTCAACTCATGGACCAGATGGCGGACCCGAGCCGGCAGAAGGAGATCAAGCAGAGCTTCGGCGTGAGCGTGGTCAACGACAAGACGGGAGAGATCCAGCGGACGGAAACCATTCTGGCTGCCATGCTCATCAAAACGGGCGGGCAACGCGAGAAGCTCGCGAAGGTTTTCAAGGGCGAGCAGCTCAAGCTCGTGACCGAGCTTGCGGCGCCGTTCCGGGAAGCGTTCGAAAAGACCAAGGGCGACGTCACAACGAAGACGGAGGCGGGCCTACGCGCGTTCAACGACGCGCTGAAGCGCGCCGGGACCAGCTCGTTCAAGTTCGCCGACGCCCAGTCCAAGGCCGTCGATCGCATGGAGGACCCACAGCGCAAGCTCGCGCTAGCCATGGAGACGTTCGCCCAAGAGTTCACCAAGCCTGCCGCGCTCGAGGCGATGAACGAGCTCACCAAGCACCTGCCGAAGGTCGCGACTGGCTTTGCCAAGATCGTGAGCTTCGCGGTCAACAATCCACTGGCCGCCGGAGGCGCGTACGTGGGCGCGCGCATGGCGCTCGGCTTCGCGAGCGGAGCCCTCGCCCAGGCGGGCACCGCGATCGGCACTTACGCTGCAGCGCAGATCCGGGCGAGCGCTGCGGCGGCGGGACCGTGGAAGACGGCGGGTGCGGCGCTGGGCATCGCTGCTGCGGCCTATCTCGCATACAAGCTCGGCAAGGACGCGGTCGACGACGCCGCCAGGAAGGATCTGGCGTCCGCGTCGGACCTGGCCGGGGCGGCGACGGCTGGCTCGATCGTGGCGCGTGGGTCGAGCGTCGAGCGGAAGCAAGAAGCCTTGAAGCTGCTCAAGGAGCGCGTCAGCTTCGCAGAAACCGAACGGAGCGAGCGCAAGACCGGGATCGCAAACAAGCTCACCTTCGGCGCGTACTCCGACGTGCGCGGCATGGTTGGCGAGGACGAGCTCGCCAAGGCGAAGGGCGCGATCAGGGAGCTCGAGCAATCGCTGGCCAAGGGGGGCAAGAGCGGCGATCGCGTCGCGGAGTCGTTCGAGCGAGCGGCCGCTGCCGCGGACAAGTTCGCTCAGGCGGCCGGTGGAGCGAAGCCCGGCGGCAACAACGGTCTGCCGCCTTCGAACAACAACACACCCCCCGGCTACCTGCCGCGGTGA